One part of the Gossypium raimondii isolate GPD5lz chromosome 1, ASM2569854v1, whole genome shotgun sequence genome encodes these proteins:
- the LOC128040010 gene encoding uncharacterized protein LOC128040010: MLRRFQFIDTLNVPEPICLIQRCCSLRNIFHYPFMAFRKIYPALWMWNPAPRIFYIVAAVTV; encoded by the coding sequence ATGCTCAGACGGTTCCAGTTTATCGACACCCTCAACGTTCCGGAGCCAATATGTCTGATTCAACGATGCTGCTCCCTCCGGAACATCTTTCATTACCCATTCATGGCCTTCAGGAAAATATATCCCGCTCTTTGGATGTGGAACCCAGCACCACGAATCTTTTATATCGTTGCTGCTGTTACTGTTTGA